The segment CCAGCATTCCATTCTCGCCAAAATCCACCATTTGCATCTAGGCCGCATTTCAATGGACCTCCAAGAGGACCCCCTGCGTTCCATTCCGGGCCACAGAGACCATTCCATCAAGGTCCAGCTCAGCCGTTCTTTGATGAACCCAAATACTTGCAAGAAAATTATCATACCATAACGACTGAGCAGATCGACCAGTCAAAAGATCAGTTGGCGTCAAATAGGCAACCTAACTTTAACTTTATTCCCAAACCTAGCCCAAGTCCTACGCCTTCCCATTTCCAAGAACATTTGACGCGTCCTCAGCATATTCCAACCAGCCAACAAATACCCCAGCAAAGACCACCTCAACAGTTCTTAGACTCTCGCAGTAAACCGTCCTTTGCTGCATCTCCCAGCAGATCTCCTTTCTTCAACCTTAAACCATCGCCTCCACAGATTGATGATAATCGTCCTCCTTTCCATCAATTCTCTTCGGTACAAAATCAACCACAGCAGCCTTCTTTCAGCTTCCATCAAGGACCTCAGTCGCAACCTAGACCTACTCCTCTATCACCAACTCAACAAAGCATTCGCAACCAGCACTCCTTCCCAGGACCTTCTCCCATCCCTCATACACAGTTCCTCCCTCAACCTTCCTCCCCTCCGCTATTTAACTTCCACGCGCAACCATCTCCGGCACCAGAGTCACAAAACCAGTTCCATCAGATATCACCTTCCGAGAGACCTCATTTCGCTCAACCGCAAGGTCCAAGTGAAAGACCATTCTTGGGTAGTCAGTCTAGTTTCCATGACCAAGCCAATCTTCAACATCAACAAAATGTTGGTCAATTTGTTCCAAACGGTGGGGAATTGGTTGCCGCTATACCCAAATATGAGCAACATATTACAGTAACAGGACCTACAACTGATTACAGCAGTTTAAGCGGATCTAATCAACCTACACCTGCAGCCAGCCATAATGCCAAACAACAATATCAAGAACAACAACAAAGGCAACAGCAACTAGAACATCATCAGCAGCAACAGATTAGAGAGCAACAGCAACAGTATCAGCAGCAGCAACAAGATCAACAACGTCTTCAgcatcaacaacaacaatatCAGCAACAAGAACAACAGCACCAACGTCTCCAGCATCAACAACAGCAATATCAGCAACAAGAACAACAACACCAACGTCAGCAGCAACAACAGCGAGAACAGGAGCAGCAACAGCAGCAACAGTATGACGCCGAACAAGAACAAGTCAGGTTGCAATTAGCTCAAAACGTCAAAAAACAACAAGAGGAAATTCAACGACTTCAATCTCAATTATTGCAAGCGCAGCAACAACAGCCACAGCAACAGCATCAACTAACTCAGTCTCGTAACAACTATAACCAACAACAATTCGAAAGTTCATCACCTAAGTACCAATTCTCGAATGACAGGCAACAGCAACCTACGTTCTCCTCTAGCACTCCATCTCCGGCCTATTACCAATCAACCTCCAGAACTGTCGAAATTAAACCCACCACTCAGAAGTATGTCTCGTCTACATTGAACTCGATAAGCACTACTCCAGAGGCGAAGAAGGAAGAGAAGAAAAACAAAAAGCCTGCCGTAGAACTTCCCGACGAAGTTCCGGATGACCTTCGCCAACAACTGCTATCGTCGGGTATTTTAGACAACGCTGACATTAGTATATTAGATTATGACAAGGTTGGAGAGACTCCTTTGGAATCTTTGCCTCCAGATCAGCTGGCCAACTTTTTCAGCGCTGGTGGTGGACAACAAATTGCCGCTAGTGAAAATAGACCGATAGTCGTAAAACCTAATGGAGACTTCATTCAATCAAGAATTGATGATGAAGAAGAAGACGACCAGGAAATTGCTGCATCTGAAAATGTGCCAAGTTATGTAGCGCCACCGCCGTCACTAAAACAAGCTGTGGAAATGAAAGTAGTCCATTTCGATCCTAAAAGCGACAAGGGCCAGAATATTGCGAAAGAGTATGTCAAAGAAGATGCTACCCAATTAGAGCCTGTAGCCCTGAACGATAAGAAATATAACAGGTACTTGCCACTGAAAGTGAGTGGTAATCAATTTCCTCTACCTGATATCTTGAAGGGTAGAAAAGTTACTTCAGTTGTCGTGTTAGCCCCTGTTGAAACTGAGGCTTTGAATGGTGATCATTCCAGGGCGGAACGCGCAACTAGCACTAGCTTAAAAGGCATTAAGTTCGTCGCTGGTGACAGCCTGTATGACTTGCTGAAACGGCCATCGAAGGAGAATTTCGAGAAATGGCTTGAAACTGAAAAGAAGACAGAGTCAGATCTCCAGTCAGTTATTCTACTTGTGCTCGGGtaagatattatatttataaattttatgttgAGCTctgtattttttacaaaatataaataagaaaatatgatTTTCAATGGAAGCGAGTTTATCTTGTGCAAGAGCGCTTCAAATACTTGAGTCATACCTAGGTAGATTTACAAGCATGATTTTCATGTAATATATATCATCTTGTTATTATACTTAGTCATTTTGATCTGATACACGAAAGAGATAacagtttattttctttataaatttaaaGTGTAAATAATGCTGAAGTTCCCTGCATATACTTATTCTTCAAACAAACAGTTTTTATTTCTCGTTATTTagatacacttttttatttccaGGAATGACACGGCTCCAGAAGAAAAAGAAATCTTCATGTACGACATATCCTCAGGAAACGTTAACAAGCTCAGTGGTGAACTCTCAAACGCCTTTGTTGAAGCAGCTGAAAACAACTCACTCAGCAAAGATATTGAAAAACTCGCAATCGAAGGAGAAGGGACTCCTGAAAACTTCGACAAGGAATCAGACGACAAGATCGCTGAAGGATCAGAAAATGTGCCATTATTAGTAGACTTGTCTGGCCTCAGCCTAGACCAAGAAAACAGCAATCAAGTGTCAATATCATCGGGATACAGTAAAACAAAACTTGGACGATCATTAAGAAGGCATTCATAATAAACGCGCCGTAAGGCGTGCGACCCTGTAAATAGTGTAGATTAgtataactaaattaaaactacgtGATTTCACGTAATTAGtccatattttttatgaaagtgATAATCGGGTTGTAcaatattaagtacttaaaaataatgcattttattttctcGATTTTTCCCTTGTGATCCCAATATATGATGTTATTGTggtaacaatgaaataaatttgtaatttgttactttgctattttatttatttatctataagaTCGTTCACcttattactatttttaaagttaccgtatttttgtattgttactTATCATTTAAGTCACATTTTCAAAtgctaattacgagtattacaagGCCTTGGGAAGGTCTATCGAAAGATCCGGGGGGTCTCTGTTGTTTCCCATAAAGGTTTAagtcataatatattgtttgtcCACATTTTCATTAGTTATAATATTCTCTGAAACGC is part of the Cydia pomonella isolate Wapato2018A chromosome 18, ilCydPomo1, whole genome shotgun sequence genome and harbors:
- the LOC133527357 gene encoding putative uncharacterized protein DDB_G0271606, whose protein sequence is MRLIFWVTALAVLSLTNAKNSTTKAKPKRQLDNIRTPQNLQYSLVLPHSRVASFRSLTSSRRISHGVPRAGKLPPYAVQMEPVVQYSQKDPLYDPTLDNLDDTVVNKNEIYAQPKILNIHDQLPESYGPPYGSLPTAPLYSQGDHPHYYEAPEPIIEIIIKESNESLPAPPPQPIPKKKKEPVHVFYVKYSKDPHSKDKVVYEKPVPAITPPTNHQDENEHHEDYVTVTPEPLYLPRETTTLRAIIKPESEQYHSDSSVKVTFGNEGQGRHYSDRRESSSQTEDHEETAPRPAIAYPQQQPIHPPLERSATPKPQIHEPALRPQSHSGPTPQTYRPTQHAQSRIQFQQPKIPNEQQLPRQGPSVSPFRTQTLVPRPNPLGSSPSASPISSFANSGPGSFFANSGPGPITHFGNGPTVPGPVGPTFPPAFSRPSNNPPAFHSRQNPPFASRPHFNGPPRGPPAFHSGPQRPFHQGPAQPFFDEPKYLQENYHTITTEQIDQSKDQLASNRQPNFNFIPKPSPSPTPSHFQEHLTRPQHIPTSQQIPQQRPPQQFLDSRSKPSFAASPSRSPFFNLKPSPPQIDDNRPPFHQFSSVQNQPQQPSFSFHQGPQSQPRPTPLSPTQQSIRNQHSFPGPSPIPHTQFLPQPSSPPLFNFHAQPSPAPESQNQFHQISPSERPHFAQPQGPSERPFLGSQSSFHDQANLQHQQNVGQFVPNGGELVAAIPKYEQHITVTGPTTDYSSLSGSNQPTPAASHNAKQQYQEQQQRQQQLEHHQQQQIREQQQQYQQQQQDQQRLQHQQQQYQQQEQQHQRLQHQQQQYQQQEQQHQRQQQQQREQEQQQQQQYDAEQEQVRLQLAQNVKKQQEEIQRLQSQLLQAQQQQPQQQHQLTQSRNNYNQQQFESSSPKYQFSNDRQQQPTFSSSTPSPAYYQSTSRTVEIKPTTQKYVSSTLNSISTTPEAKKEEKKNKKPAVELPDEVPDDLRQQLLSSGILDNADISILDYDKVGETPLESLPPDQLANFFSAGGGQQIAASENRPIVVKPNGDFIQSRIDDEEEDDQEIAASENVPSYVAPPPSLKQAVEMKVVHFDPKSDKGQNIAKEYVKEDATQLEPVALNDKKYNRYLPLKVSGNQFPLPDILKGRKVTSVVVLAPVETEALNGDHSRAERATSTSLKGIKFVAGDSLYDLLKRPSKENFEKWLETEKKTESDLQSVILLVLGNDTAPEEKEIFMYDISSGNVNKLSGELSNAFVEAAENNSLSKDIEKLAIEGEGTPENFDKESDDKIAEGSENVPLLVDLSGLSLDQENSNQVSISSGYSKTKLGRSLRRHS